Proteins from one Sphingopyxis terrae subsp. terrae NBRC 15098 genomic window:
- a CDS encoding Crp/Fnr family transcriptional regulator, with amino-acid sequence MLTDRFLRDRRGVRLEAGERARLEASISETKTVDARRIIARAGDWLGQSTLLVEGIMSRYLDDRNGLRQLVAIHLPGDFVDLHAYPLKRLDHDVGTMTQVSIAIVPHVALDAITEEMPELTRKLWFATLLDAAIHRAWLFRLGRLDAIGRVAHFFCETNVRLQSAGLSDGREFMLGLTQADVAEICGLTTVHVNRVVRHLREEGLCTFRNGKVEILDPARLARRGQFDPSYLYIDDPDSSPPDDQRPRR; translated from the coding sequence ATGTTAACCGATCGCTTCTTGAGAGACCGTCGCGGGGTACGCCTCGAAGCCGGCGAGCGCGCGCGCCTCGAAGCATCCATCAGCGAAACGAAAACAGTCGACGCGCGCAGGATCATCGCGCGCGCCGGCGATTGGCTCGGTCAGAGCACCTTGCTGGTCGAGGGCATCATGTCGCGCTATCTCGACGATCGGAACGGCCTTCGCCAGCTCGTTGCCATCCATCTTCCGGGAGACTTCGTCGACCTCCATGCCTACCCGCTCAAAAGGCTCGATCACGACGTCGGGACGATGACCCAGGTGTCGATCGCGATCGTCCCGCATGTCGCGCTCGACGCGATTACCGAGGAAATGCCCGAACTTACGCGCAAGCTCTGGTTCGCGACGCTGCTCGACGCAGCGATCCATCGCGCCTGGCTCTTCCGGCTCGGCCGCCTCGACGCGATCGGGCGCGTCGCGCATTTCTTCTGCGAGACCAATGTCCGGCTCCAGTCGGCGGGCCTCAGCGACGGGCGGGAGTTCATGCTCGGGTTGACGCAGGCCGATGTCGCCGAGATCTGTGGTCTCACCACGGTTCATGTGAACCGGGTCGTGCGCCATCTCCGCGAAGAGGGGCTATGCACGTTCCGCAATGGCAAAGTCGAAATCCTCGATCCGGCAAGGCTGGCGCGCCGCGGGCAGTTCGATCCTTCCTATCTATATATTGACGATCCCGATTCTTCCCCGCCCGATGACCAAAGGCCTCGACGATGA
- a CDS encoding catalase: MGGESPRKAALFPADAPITQSFAENRGKGGETHQQTGDTHAPLTTQHGVPVADDQNSLKQGGRGPTLLEDFHFREKIFHFDHERIPERVVHARGYGAHGYFELTDSLADVSRADIFQRVGERTPAFVRFSTVAGSKGSFDLARDVRGFAVKLYTKEGNWDLVGNNIPVFFIQDAMKFPDLVHSVKPEPDRAFPQAQSAHDNFWDFVSLMPESFHMIMWTMSDRAIPRSFRTMEGFGVHTFRLIDAKGRSTFVKFHWKPKQGLQSVLWNEAVKINGADPDFHRRDLWDAIQSGDLPEWELGVQLFDDAFADSFEFDVLDATKLIPEEQVPIRPIGRLVLDRVVDNFFAETEQVAFCTQNIVPGIDFSNDPLLQGRNFSYLDTQIKRLGGPNFTHIPINAPKCPMAHFQQDGHMAMRNPVGRANYEPNSWGPTAGGPRETPALGFTSFADEADGAKRRIRPESFADHYSQARQFYISQTPIEQKHIGDALVFELSKVERPDIRSRTVSHLINIDRGLAATVADGLGLPLPAPAKAATKPLTDLPPSRPLSILLNGPASIAGRKIGILATDGADAKIFKALIKAVDAADAVWELVAPKIGGIMLSDGTSIAGRHKIDGGPSVLFDAVALLASNDGAELLAGDAAAKDFVSDAFAHCKFIGYTAEAAPLFAAAGIQDKLDEACIALAKPGDVTIFLDACAALRHWPREAEVDLDAKPKATKPPARTGSEAPDATTGSKASR, from the coding sequence ATGGGCGGAGAATCGCCGCGCAAGGCGGCGCTCTTTCCGGCCGATGCGCCGATCACACAAAGCTTTGCGGAGAATCGCGGGAAAGGCGGCGAGACCCACCAGCAAACCGGCGACACCCATGCGCCGCTAACCACGCAACACGGTGTCCCGGTAGCCGACGATCAGAACAGCCTGAAACAGGGCGGACGCGGTCCGACCCTTCTCGAGGATTTCCACTTTCGCGAGAAAATCTTCCATTTCGACCATGAACGCATCCCCGAGCGCGTCGTCCATGCCCGCGGTTATGGGGCGCACGGCTATTTCGAGCTGACCGACAGCCTCGCCGACGTCAGCCGCGCCGACATCTTCCAGCGGGTGGGCGAGCGAACCCCGGCCTTTGTCCGCTTCTCGACCGTCGCGGGTTCGAAGGGCTCGTTCGATCTCGCACGCGACGTGCGGGGTTTCGCCGTCAAACTCTATACGAAGGAAGGCAATTGGGATCTTGTCGGAAACAATATTCCCGTATTCTTCATCCAGGATGCGATGAAGTTCCCCGATCTTGTTCATTCGGTGAAGCCCGAGCCAGACCGCGCCTTTCCGCAGGCGCAGTCGGCGCACGACAATTTCTGGGACTTCGTCAGCCTGATGCCGGAGAGCTTCCACATGATCATGTGGACGATGTCCGACCGCGCGATCCCGCGCTCGTTCCGTACGATGGAGGGCTTCGGGGTCCACACCTTCCGGTTGATCGATGCCAAGGGAAGGTCGACCTTCGTCAAATTCCACTGGAAGCCGAAGCAGGGTTTGCAGTCGGTGCTGTGGAACGAGGCGGTCAAGATCAACGGCGCCGACCCCGATTTCCATCGCCGCGATCTTTGGGATGCCATCCAGAGCGGCGACTTGCCTGAATGGGAGCTCGGGGTGCAGCTTTTCGACGATGCCTTCGCCGACAGTTTCGAGTTCGACGTGCTCGACGCCACCAAACTCATTCCTGAGGAGCAGGTGCCGATCCGCCCGATCGGGCGCCTCGTTCTCGACCGCGTCGTCGACAATTTCTTCGCCGAGACCGAGCAGGTCGCTTTCTGCACCCAGAATATCGTGCCCGGCATCGATTTCTCGAACGATCCGCTTCTTCAGGGCCGCAACTTCTCCTATCTCGACACGCAGATCAAAAGGCTCGGCGGGCCCAATTTCACCCATATCCCGATCAATGCGCCGAAATGCCCGATGGCGCATTTCCAGCAGGACGGACATATGGCGATGCGGAACCCCGTCGGACGCGCCAATTACGAACCGAACAGCTGGGGCCCCACCGCTGGCGGACCGCGCGAGACCCCGGCGCTCGGCTTCACCAGTTTCGCCGACGAGGCCGACGGCGCGAAGCGCCGCATCCGGCCCGAGAGCTTCGCCGATCATTACAGCCAGGCCCGACAATTCTACATCAGCCAGACGCCGATTGAGCAAAAGCATATCGGCGACGCGCTAGTTTTCGAACTCTCCAAGGTCGAACGGCCCGATATCCGCTCAAGGACCGTGTCGCATCTCATCAACATCGACCGCGGCCTTGCGGCAACCGTCGCAGACGGACTAGGACTGCCGCTTCCGGCCCCAGCCAAGGCGGCGACGAAGCCCCTGACCGACCTTCCCCCTTCCCGGCCGCTCAGTATCCTGCTCAACGGCCCCGCCAGCATCGCCGGCCGCAAGATCGGGATCCTTGCGACCGATGGCGCCGATGCAAAAATTTTCAAGGCGCTGATCAAGGCAGTCGATGCTGCGGATGCGGTCTGGGAGCTCGTCGCGCCGAAGATCGGCGGCATTATGTTATCCGATGGAACGAGCATCGCCGGCCGTCACAAAATCGATGGCGGCCCGTCGGTGCTTTTCGACGCGGTGGCGCTGCTTGCCAGCAACGACGGCGCGGAACTCCTTGCCGGCGATGCCGCGGCCAAGGATTTCGTCAGTGACGCTTTCGCGCATTGCAAGTTCATCGGTTACACCGCCGAGGCAGCGCCGCTCTTCGCGGCCGCGGGGATCCAAGACAAGCTTGACGAGGCCTGTATCGCGCTTGCCAAGCCCGGCGATGTCACCATTTTTCTCGACGCCTGCGCCGCGCTGCGCCACTGGCCGCGCGAGGCAGAGGTTGACCTCGATGCGAAGCCGAAAGCGACCAAGCCACCAGCAAGGACCGGCAGCGAGGCACCCGACGCGACAACGGGTTCGAAGGCCTCGCGGTAG
- a CDS encoding glycoside hydrolase family 130 protein, with amino-acid sequence MREEGAGTGFAVDRLVFGPDDVDLSRSPLAGQLGRDTYVLGAFNPGLLRLGNGNLLMMVRVAEALRQAVENGHVHSIRWEAGRYMIDAWPLELCDTADPRKFMVRGGSWRVMGLTSLSWLLPVELTPDGLEVVAVHYDKAVEPGADFQCYGVEDARISRVGQRWLMTTCSVSPERHSTTLYSSSNGLDWTLEGIVLDHQNKDMLIFEGLIDGRYWAQTRPLGDLYFAYPPGSPWRAGPSINLATSPDALHWKPYEAPGIRPHADTVATARIGGGTPPIRTDAGWLTLWHGVEPKELVGIYRTYWSLLDLDDPSVVLRTDHRPLLEAAPELTRPLEAKLYIRDVVFTTGITDGGDHYVVASGEADLACRITHIPKTCFGN; translated from the coding sequence ATGCGAGAGGAAGGAGCCGGGACGGGTTTCGCGGTCGACCGGCTCGTTTTCGGTCCCGATGATGTCGACCTGTCGCGCTCGCCGCTCGCGGGGCAACTCGGGCGCGACACCTACGTGCTCGGTGCGTTCAACCCTGGGCTGTTGCGACTGGGCAATGGCAATCTGCTGATGATGGTGCGGGTCGCCGAAGCGCTCCGCCAGGCCGTCGAGAACGGTCATGTCCATTCGATCCGATGGGAAGCTGGCCGCTACATGATCGACGCGTGGCCGCTTGAACTTTGCGATACGGCCGATCCGAGAAAGTTCATGGTGCGCGGCGGCAGCTGGCGCGTCATGGGGCTGACTTCGCTGTCCTGGCTGCTTCCCGTCGAGCTGACCCCCGACGGGCTGGAGGTGGTCGCTGTACATTATGACAAGGCGGTCGAACCGGGCGCGGACTTTCAATGCTATGGAGTCGAGGACGCCCGCATCAGCCGCGTCGGTCAGCGCTGGCTTATGACGACCTGTTCGGTCAGCCCCGAGCGGCATTCGACAACGCTCTACAGCTCGTCAAACGGCCTCGATTGGACACTCGAGGGTATCGTCCTCGATCATCAGAACAAGGACATGCTGATTTTCGAGGGACTCATCGATGGCCGCTACTGGGCACAGACGCGTCCGCTCGGCGATCTCTATTTCGCCTATCCGCCGGGATCGCCGTGGCGCGCGGGACCTTCGATCAACCTCGCGACGTCGCCCGATGCGCTGCACTGGAAGCCCTATGAGGCACCGGGGATCCGTCCGCACGCCGACACGGTGGCGACCGCGCGGATCGGCGGCGGCACACCGCCCATCCGCACCGATGCGGGATGGCTCACGCTCTGGCACGGGGTCGAACCCAAGGAGCTTGTCGGCATTTACCGCACCTACTGGTCGCTCCTCGATCTCGACGATCCCTCGGTGGTGCTGCGTACCGATCATCGCCCGCTGCTCGAGGCGGCCCCCGAACTCACGCGCCCGCTCGAGGCCAAGCTCTATATTCGCGATGTCGTCTTCACGACCGGCATTACCGATGGAGGCGACCATTATGTCGTCGCCTCGGGCGAAGCCGATCTTGCCTGCCGCATCACCCATATTCCGAAGACATGTTTCGGTAACTGA
- a CDS encoding SDR family oxidoreductase: MIDEADAHTVAPEIKGRRAVVTGGTTGIGRAIAVLLASYGVKVFICGRTPDHLHDALQRIREVGDGDGINVDLSVAEDVDRFFESARDYLGDIDIAVINAAVPAAGLADASESEARYQLETDFTAYLVCAQKAARCMSAGSDIIVIGSMTAVSRGPGSSIYVAAKSGIQGFVQAFRKELAEQDIKVGLIEPGFTGADFQYPEFPPEKQKELIGKHQMLRAQDIAVSAHFMLVQPRRAAVSLIRVETRLDHP; the protein is encoded by the coding sequence ATGATCGATGAAGCAGACGCCCATACCGTAGCCCCCGAGATCAAGGGCCGGCGCGCGGTCGTCACGGGAGGGACGACCGGGATCGGCCGCGCTATCGCCGTTCTTCTCGCAAGCTACGGCGTGAAGGTCTTTATCTGCGGCCGTACGCCTGACCATCTGCACGATGCGCTGCAACGCATCCGCGAAGTGGGCGATGGCGACGGTATCAATGTCGATCTATCGGTGGCCGAGGACGTCGACCGGTTCTTCGAAAGCGCTAGAGACTATCTGGGCGATATCGACATCGCGGTGATCAACGCCGCGGTGCCGGCGGCAGGGCTAGCCGATGCGAGCGAGAGCGAAGCGCGGTATCAGCTCGAGACCGACTTCACCGCCTATCTTGTCTGTGCGCAGAAAGCGGCGCGCTGCATGTCGGCGGGTAGCGATATCATCGTGATCGGATCGATGACGGCGGTTTCGCGCGGCCCCGGCAGTTCAATCTATGTCGCGGCTAAAAGCGGCATACAGGGCTTCGTTCAGGCGTTTCGCAAGGAACTCGCCGAGCAGGATATCAAGGTCGGGCTTATCGAGCCGGGATTCACCGGCGCCGACTTCCAATATCCCGAATTTCCTCCCGAAAAGCAGAAAGAGCTGATCGGCAAGCATCAGATGCTACGAGCCCAGGACATAGCTGTCTCCGCCCATTTCATGCTCGTCCAGCCGCGGCGCGCCGCGGTCTCGCTCATCCGCGTCGAGACCCGGCTCGACCATCCCTGA
- a CDS encoding hemerythrin domain-containing protein: protein MTPNIFKTMRGPLDNTAALLGAAAAGFAVGLVANLGRKAAVQSLTTLKGQWDEGLKAEHRLTMKLFDALESTDESDARKRKALLLQLQHALAKHAFEEENVVYPAMRDHGQIVEADKLVHDHGYVKQYLFDLSEMDAADPAWIAKVREFRAEIEAHVEEEEQRLFPRLKAALGDEGNKHVTAVMNKAGFAAA from the coding sequence ATGACCCCCAACATATTCAAGACCATGCGAGGCCCACTCGACAACACCGCGGCCCTACTGGGTGCGGCAGCGGCGGGTTTCGCCGTCGGCCTCGTCGCGAACCTCGGCCGAAAGGCCGCAGTGCAGAGTTTGACGACGCTCAAGGGCCAATGGGACGAGGGCCTGAAGGCCGAACACCGACTGACGATGAAGCTCTTCGATGCGCTCGAATCCACTGACGAGAGCGATGCGCGAAAGCGCAAGGCGCTCCTGCTTCAGCTCCAGCATGCGCTCGCGAAACATGCGTTCGAAGAAGAGAATGTCGTCTATCCGGCGATGCGCGACCATGGCCAGATCGTGGAAGCCGACAAGCTTGTCCACGATCATGGCTATGTGAAGCAATATCTGTTCGACCTTTCGGAAATGGATGCCGCCGATCCCGCCTGGATAGCGAAAGTCCGCGAATTTCGCGCCGAGATCGAAGCGCATGTCGAGGAAGAGGAGCAGCGTCTGTTCCCTCGCCTCAAGGCGGCGCTGGGCGACGAGGGCAATAAACATGTTACCGCGGTGATGAACAAGGCTGGATTTGCCGCTGCCTGA
- a CDS encoding DUF6894 family protein gives MPRYYFHSSSGQRELDDEGVELSDTAAARVEAARYAGHLLGDNPELINDVDTLRIEVTDEDGCLCCVVLIASVDARRKIERPAPPK, from the coding sequence ATGCCCCGTTATTATTTCCACAGCAGCAGCGGCCAGCGCGAGCTCGACGATGAAGGCGTCGAGTTATCGGATACGGCCGCGGCACGGGTCGAGGCGGCCCGCTATGCGGGCCATTTGCTTGGCGATAATCCCGAACTCATCAACGATGTGGACACGCTCCGGATAGAAGTGACCGACGAGGACGGCTGCCTTTGCTGCGTAGTCCTGATCGCGTCGGTCGACGCTCGGCGGAAGATCGAGCGTCCCGCACCTCCCAAATAG
- a CDS encoding glycoside hydrolase family 130 protein: protein MLICNPDHTPLHILHEKLAADPARVVLRPFHLAWQSNVSEPSRAAQLVGDILAMDEEEAEAHLGLVWRDFSERHWQIGRIFDERFAEVAEDLALDPAGVSPVKRRLIGAYFCHEYSYAAAALMNPSVVPHPDQSGLAPDQQRFIMSMRAVGEGHISSVAFREGIIGENGDFMLWPQSGPAMAAVADDRHQLGAADRVTVHRQPDSAISNSVLFPMTEAQRGGIEDLRLVPFVHDDGRREYIGTYTAYSGQAIGSELLRTTDFSRFSLEPLRGRAARHKGMALFPRKVDGRYLMIARQDGKNVTIIASDSLTDWDDEGQILMRPTFAWELVQMGNCGSPIECDEGWILLTHGVGAMRKYSLGAALLDRDDPTKLLARTECPILSAAESDREGYVPNVVYTCGAMRIGGDLFIPYGISDSAIGFATTPIERLLASMS, encoded by the coding sequence ATGTTGATCTGCAATCCCGACCACACGCCGCTGCACATTCTTCATGAGAAGCTCGCCGCCGACCCTGCGCGGGTCGTGCTCAGGCCTTTCCACCTCGCCTGGCAATCGAATGTCTCCGAGCCCTCGCGCGCGGCGCAGCTCGTCGGTGATATCCTGGCGATGGACGAGGAGGAGGCCGAGGCCCACCTCGGGCTGGTATGGAGGGATTTTTCCGAACGCCACTGGCAGATCGGGCGCATCTTCGACGAGCGTTTCGCCGAGGTGGCCGAGGATCTCGCACTGGATCCCGCCGGCGTTTCGCCGGTAAAGCGCCGGCTGATCGGCGCCTATTTCTGCCATGAATATAGCTATGCCGCCGCCGCGCTCATGAACCCGAGCGTCGTCCCGCACCCCGACCAGAGTGGTCTTGCGCCCGATCAGCAGCGCTTCATCATGTCGATGCGCGCGGTCGGCGAGGGTCATATCAGCTCGGTTGCCTTCCGCGAGGGGATCATCGGTGAGAACGGGGACTTCATGCTCTGGCCGCAGTCGGGCCCCGCCATGGCCGCGGTCGCCGACGACCGGCACCAATTGGGGGCGGCCGACCGAGTCACCGTTCACCGCCAACCCGATAGCGCCATCTCGAACAGCGTCCTGTTCCCGATGACCGAGGCGCAGCGCGGCGGCATCGAGGATCTGCGGCTCGTACCCTTCGTCCATGACGACGGCCGGAGAGAATATATCGGTACCTATACCGCCTATTCGGGGCAGGCGATCGGTTCGGAACTGCTGCGCACTACCGATTTTTCGCGCTTTTCGCTCGAACCGCTTCGGGGGCGCGCCGCGCGCCACAAGGGCATGGCGCTGTTTCCGCGCAAGGTCGACGGCCGCTATCTCATGATCGCCCGGCAGGACGGGAAGAATGTCACGATCATCGCCTCCGATAGCCTGACCGACTGGGATGACGAAGGTCAGATCCTCATGCGGCCGACCTTTGCCTGGGAGCTCGTGCAGATGGGCAATTGCGGCAGCCCGATCGAATGCGACGAGGGCTGGATCCTCCTCACCCACGGCGTCGGCGCGATGCGAAAATATAGCTTGGGCGCAGCGCTTCTCGATCGCGACGATCCGACGAAGCTTCTGGCGCGCACCGAATGCCCGATCCTCTCGGCCGCCGAGAGTGACCGCGAAGGCTATGTGCCCAACGTCGTCTACACCTGCGGCGCGATGCGCATTGGCGGCGACCTGTTCATACCCTACGGTATTTCGGACAGCGCGATCGGTTTTGCCACGACGCCGATCGAGCGGCTCCTCGCAAGCATGAGCTAA
- a CDS encoding glycosyltransferase family 4 protein, with amino-acid sequence MKFDSEISFLTAFDSEDSGHAGPVAGIAARARRLALIGCFRPRQCGIATFTADIYDHLKAARPDIAIDVYAMAARAGDASDAAAVAGVGEDDADGYRAAAEAINASGADAVWLQHEFGIFGGPAGDLVLGLVDRLAAPLIVTFHTILAEPGADQRRVMEHLVAKAAKLVVMSAFGRETLIRVYGAKADRIELIEHGTPDRVFTECSPLREQLGLAGRPVVSTFGLLGPGKGLEAAIRALPAIVAQYPDMLYRIVGATHPNLVAAEGEIYRQSLADLAEDLGVADNIAWENRFLDLPELLEQIELCDIYLAPYPNLAQITSGTLAYAVALGRAVVSTPFVHARELLADDIGILLGGTDSDAIAEAVLLLLAHPGERRSMQERAYARGRLTAWPAIAERFATLIENVAAAPARREPRRMFPSFAAIRALSDDVGILQHGTGLIPDRNHGYCIDDNARALMLVNASPSLGEEEYGLLFARYAAFLHHGWNPDRGRFRNFMGYDRRWLEEEGSEDSNGRTLWALGHGAEHARSQGLRKWCAELFTRAAPLAADLKSPRAIAFSLLGADELLAREPDHSEARAIVERGGAFLHALWKSARRSGWDWFEPVLAYDNARLAEALLRAGRRLGSVPLEEAGIAALDWLCDIQTSSDGHFRPMGCEGFGVEHELFPFDQQPLEAWATVDAAATAFRLTGKLRWHDRAERAYGWFLGANDRGAVIASSATGRCCDGLTRHGVNSNVGAESALAFHLAHRAMADTFWKRGTTKDTSASDVDLQSRPHAAAHSS; translated from the coding sequence ATGAAATTCGACAGCGAGATCAGCTTCCTTACCGCGTTTGACAGTGAAGATAGCGGCCATGCGGGTCCCGTCGCGGGCATTGCCGCGCGAGCCCGCCGCCTCGCCCTTATCGGCTGCTTCCGCCCGCGCCAGTGCGGGATCGCAACCTTCACCGCCGACATTTACGATCATCTCAAAGCCGCGCGCCCTGATATCGCGATAGACGTCTATGCAATGGCGGCGCGAGCGGGCGATGCGAGCGATGCTGCGGCCGTTGCCGGCGTCGGGGAAGACGATGCTGACGGCTATCGCGCCGCCGCCGAGGCGATCAATGCGAGCGGGGCCGACGCGGTCTGGCTCCAACATGAGTTCGGCATCTTCGGCGGACCGGCAGGCGATCTCGTCTTGGGGCTCGTCGACCGGTTGGCTGCGCCGCTGATCGTAACGTTCCACACCATCCTCGCCGAGCCCGGCGCCGACCAGCGGCGCGTGATGGAGCATCTCGTCGCGAAGGCGGCGAAACTTGTGGTGATGAGCGCGTTCGGCCGCGAGACACTGATCCGCGTCTATGGCGCGAAGGCCGATCGCATAGAGCTCATCGAGCATGGCACCCCCGACCGCGTCTTCACCGAATGTTCGCCGCTTCGTGAGCAGCTGGGTCTCGCGGGCCGTCCGGTCGTCTCGACCTTCGGGCTCTTGGGTCCTGGCAAGGGGCTCGAAGCCGCGATCCGCGCGCTGCCGGCAATTGTCGCGCAATATCCGGACATGCTCTATCGAATCGTCGGCGCGACCCATCCCAATCTGGTTGCCGCCGAGGGCGAGATCTATCGGCAAAGCCTCGCAGACCTCGCCGAGGATCTCGGCGTCGCGGACAATATCGCATGGGAGAATCGCTTCCTCGACCTGCCCGAACTTCTCGAGCAGATCGAGCTATGCGACATTTATCTCGCGCCCTATCCCAATCTCGCGCAGATCACATCGGGCACGCTGGCCTATGCCGTGGCGCTTGGCCGCGCGGTCGTCTCTACTCCCTTCGTTCATGCCCGCGAGCTGCTCGCAGACGATATCGGCATCCTGCTCGGTGGCACCGACAGCGACGCCATCGCCGAGGCGGTGCTGTTGCTGCTCGCGCATCCCGGCGAGCGGCGCTCCATGCAGGAGCGCGCCTATGCGCGGGGCCGGCTGACTGCCTGGCCGGCCATCGCGGAGCGTTTCGCGACGCTCATCGAAAATGTGGCGGCCGCGCCCGCGCGGCGCGAGCCGAGGCGTATGTTCCCCTCTTTCGCCGCGATCCGCGCGCTGTCGGACGATGTCGGCATTTTACAGCATGGAACCGGACTCATCCCCGACCGGAACCACGGCTATTGCATCGATGACAATGCGCGCGCGCTGATGCTCGTCAACGCCAGCCCGTCGCTCGGCGAGGAAGAATATGGACTGCTCTTCGCGCGCTACGCCGCCTTCCTTCATCATGGCTGGAACCCCGATCGCGGACGTTTCCGCAATTTCATGGGCTATGACCGGCGCTGGCTCGAGGAAGAAGGCTCGGAAGATAGCAATGGCCGTACCCTCTGGGCGCTTGGCCATGGCGCGGAGCACGCGCGCTCGCAGGGGCTCAGGAAGTGGTGCGCAGAATTATTCACGCGCGCCGCGCCGCTCGCGGCCGACCTCAAGAGCCCGCGGGCGATTGCGTTCTCGCTGCTGGGAGCCGACGAACTTCTGGCGCGCGAACCGGATCATAGCGAGGCGCGCGCGATCGTCGAGCGCGGCGGCGCCTTTCTGCATGCGCTCTGGAAAAGCGCGCGGCGGAGCGGCTGGGATTGGTTCGAACCCGTACTAGCTTATGACAACGCCCGGCTCGCCGAGGCGCTCCTGCGCGCGGGCCGGCGGCTCGGCTCGGTCCCGCTCGAGGAAGCCGGCATCGCGGCGCTCGACTGGCTGTGCGACATTCAGACGAGCAGCGATGGGCATTTTCGCCCGATGGGCTGCGAAGGCTTCGGCGTCGAGCACGAGCTTTTTCCCTTCGACCAGCAGCCGCTCGAAGCCTGGGCGACGGTCGATGCCGCCGCCACGGCTTTCCGGCTGACCGGCAAGCTGCGCTGGCACGACCGCGCCGAGCGGGCCTATGGCTGGTTCCTCGGCGCGAACGACCGGGGCGCTGTGATAGCGAGCTCGGCGACGGGACGCTGCTGCGATGGGCTGACCCGTCACGGGGTTAACTCGAATGTCGGCGCCGAATCCGCGCTGGCTTTTCACCTTGCACACCGCGCCATGGCCGATACATTCTGGAAGCGGGGGACAACGAAGGATACCAGCGCCAGCGATGTTGATCTGCAATCCCGACCACACGCCGCTGCACATTCTTCATGA
- the gntA gene encoding guanitoxin biosynthesis heme-dependent pre-guanitoxin N-hydroxylase GntA: MLPPTDDSSHPLAQRFQAFIRAADFPCVGAKSALARDQMRFVVGRDMRSAWDDLRIYPNLLDLAWSYAREPSLFHSLVVIFEEDGGLDEAGFETSLWHRLESLSRKDDWAGQPPDPRVNHSPDDPHFSLSFGGEAFFVVGLHPRASRPARRFERPALVFNLHDQFEKLRDANIYETMRSKIIARDVALAGSANPMLARHGDVSEARQYSGRAVGPDWRCPFSGRSAAR; encoded by the coding sequence ATGCTTCCGCCAACCGACGACAGTTCCCATCCGCTCGCGCAACGCTTCCAGGCGTTCATTCGCGCCGCGGACTTCCCGTGCGTCGGCGCGAAGTCCGCGCTGGCGCGCGACCAGATGCGCTTCGTCGTCGGCCGCGACATGCGCTCGGCCTGGGACGATCTGCGCATCTATCCCAATCTCCTCGATCTTGCCTGGAGCTACGCCCGGGAACCGAGCCTGTTCCACTCACTCGTCGTGATCTTCGAGGAGGATGGCGGGCTCGACGAGGCAGGGTTCGAAACCTCGCTCTGGCACCGGCTTGAATCGCTGAGCCGGAAGGATGATTGGGCCGGGCAGCCACCCGATCCGCGCGTGAACCACAGTCCCGATGATCCACATTTCTCTTTGAGCTTTGGCGGCGAGGCCTTTTTCGTCGTTGGCCTTCATCCACGCGCGAGCCGTCCCGCGCGACGGTTCGAGCGCCCGGCGCTGGTATTCAATCTCCATGACCAGTTCGAGAAGCTGCGCGATGCAAACATCTACGAGACGATGCGAAGCAAGATCATCGCGCGCGACGTTGCCCTCGCCGGCAGCGCGAACCCGATGCTCGCGCGTCACGGCGATGTGTCGGAGGCCCGGCAATATTCAGGGCGGGCCGTCGGACCCGATTGGCGTTGTCCTTTCTCGGGGCGCAGCGCGGCACGCTGA